In a genomic window of Pseudomonas mohnii:
- the pcsA gene encoding phosphatidylcholine synthase, giving the protein MISTLHIARLKAWGAHGFTATGVVTAFLATLALLDNQPTSCLLWLGVALIVDGLDGALARKVNVQSVLPSFGGSILDLVIDYLTYVFIPALFIYRYIPLPDYTLLLTVSLILVSSLFCFCNVNMKSKDNYFQGFPAAWNVVALCLYIIAPSPWVTFLTVIGLALLTLTRMKFLHPFRVRRFMPVNIAVTAIWLLCSLSLVINHPLINPMVMGLWLLMSAYFLGICLWRTALEWFDGSRLK; this is encoded by the coding sequence GTGATATCGACACTACACATCGCCAGGCTCAAAGCATGGGGTGCCCATGGTTTTACCGCCACCGGCGTCGTCACTGCCTTCCTCGCGACCCTCGCCCTGCTCGATAACCAGCCGACCAGTTGCCTGCTGTGGCTGGGCGTGGCCCTGATCGTCGACGGCCTCGACGGTGCGCTGGCACGCAAGGTCAATGTGCAGTCAGTGCTGCCCAGTTTCGGCGGCTCGATCCTCGACCTGGTGATCGACTACCTGACCTATGTCTTCATCCCGGCGCTGTTCATCTACCGCTACATTCCACTGCCGGACTACACCTTGCTGCTGACCGTGTCGCTGATCCTGGTGTCATCGCTGTTCTGCTTCTGCAACGTCAACATGAAAAGCAAGGACAACTACTTCCAGGGCTTCCCTGCCGCCTGGAACGTGGTTGCCCTGTGCCTGTACATCATCGCGCCGTCGCCGTGGGTGACCTTCCTCACCGTGATCGGCCTGGCGCTGCTGACCCTGACCCGCATGAAGTTCCTGCATCCGTTCCGCGTGCGCCGCTTCATGCCGGTCAATATCGCGGTGACGGCTATCTGGTTGCTATGCAGTTTGTCGCTGGTGATCAACCATCCGTTGATCAATCCGATGGTCATGGGGCTTTGGCTGCTGATGTCGGCGTATTTTCTGGGGATCTGCTTGTGGCGCACGGCGCTGGAGTGGTTCGACGGCTCACGGCTCAAGTAG
- a CDS encoding DUF488 domain-containing protein, with product MPIHIVRLGAPRQPEEGLRLGTVRRPPRGVPKAEFASRDFYDVWQPLLSPSQELVHEAKSAEDEKAWHAFKRKFKAEMNHPVPSQLLDLLAALSHHTSLAVGCYCEDEAHCHRSVLRELLVARGAEVV from the coding sequence ATGCCCATCCACATCGTGCGGCTCGGCGCCCCGCGCCAACCCGAAGAAGGCCTGCGCCTGGGCACCGTGCGCCGCCCACCCCGCGGCGTACCCAAGGCCGAGTTCGCCAGTCGGGATTTCTATGATGTCTGGCAGCCGTTGCTGTCTCCGAGCCAGGAACTGGTGCACGAAGCCAAGTCCGCCGAAGACGAGAAGGCCTGGCACGCCTTCAAACGCAAGTTCAAGGCCGAGATGAACCATCCGGTGCCCAGCCAGTTGCTCGATCTGCTGGCCGCCCTCTCCCATCACACCTCGCTGGCCGTCGGCTGTTACTGCGAGGACGAAGCCCATTGTCATCGCTCAGTGCTGCGCGAGTTGCTGGTGGCAAGGGGGGCCGAAGTGGTTTAA
- a CDS encoding cupin domain-containing protein, with protein MRTVHVIDAGNVPAPVNVVGETITILAGGDLSKPFEVHIQEGVKGGGPPPHFHPWDEAFLVIDGQVEVTVEGKATTISPGGYVHIPGGSVHAYKNISPTAKIIGVVSDPRGGQFFAAMDRFKVPEDLPRIFEVAERFGVTFLLPKPGATSAG; from the coding sequence ATGCGTACGGTTCACGTCATCGACGCCGGGAATGTTCCAGCGCCGGTCAATGTCGTTGGCGAGACGATCACCATTCTCGCTGGCGGGGACCTGAGTAAACCCTTTGAAGTGCATATCCAGGAGGGTGTGAAAGGTGGCGGCCCGCCCCCGCACTTTCATCCGTGGGATGAAGCATTCCTGGTCATCGATGGCCAGGTTGAAGTGACGGTGGAGGGCAAGGCCACGACTATCTCGCCCGGTGGCTATGTGCATATCCCCGGCGGCTCGGTCCATGCGTACAAGAACATCAGCCCCACCGCAAAGATCATCGGCGTAGTGTCCGACCCGCGCGGCGGGCAGTTCTTTGCCGCAATGGACCGCTTCAAGGTGCCCGAGGACCTGCCACGGATCTTTGAAGTGGCCGAGCGCTTTGGCGTTACCTTTCTGCTGCCGAAGCCGGGTGCCACTTCAGCGGGCTGA
- a CDS encoding DUF4242 domain-containing protein, producing MPKFVIEREIQGAGTLSQRDLKAASQKSCRALRELPQVQWLQSYVTGDKLYCVYIAPSEEQIMEHARLSGFPANRISEVTHIIDPTTAE from the coding sequence ATGCCTAAGTTCGTCATAGAACGCGAGATTCAAGGCGCTGGGACACTGTCACAAAGGGATTTGAAAGCCGCTTCGCAAAAGTCCTGCCGGGCGTTGCGCGAGTTGCCGCAGGTGCAGTGGCTCCAGAGCTATGTCACCGGTGACAAGCTCTATTGCGTGTACATCGCGCCGAGCGAAGAGCAGATCATGGAGCACGCCAGGCTGAGTGGTTTCCCGGCCAATCGCATCTCTGAAGTCACCCACATCATCGATCCCACCACGGCGGAATAA
- a CDS encoding OmpP1/FadL family transporter, whose amino-acid sequence MQIKNSALPAFALLALCCQQAEAGGLMLYEIGTDNTGLANAGAAARAQGPSTIASNPAGMSYLPGTQITAGLQVLYGDLSFDRDSNTNVPGSGSGNALDPIPGGSFFVTHQLDDHWSVGFGQYGDFGLAENYDNNWSGRYFAQNASVLGVSMVPSVAYRFNDQWSVGIGVKAMYGMLKADTAIDRSPFGLTDRSDGQFKYRDNDWGFGANVGVIYAPQPGTRLGLTYTSKVDLNFEDKLDVKGDGPLLRRLDNANTQLDMTVPQTVTLSLFQQLDRQWALLASVNWQDWSEFGQVGVQVDTTANNAQSTTIDANYKDTWHLSLGAQYQATQQLLWNVGVAYDSSAVSDSNRTVTVPMAESWRLATGATYALNKDTDVNVSWAMVWLGDMPVDQSKTVSGDRISGQFDSAWIQAVTGNMTWRF is encoded by the coding sequence ATGCAGATAAAAAATTCCGCCCTGCCCGCCTTTGCCTTACTTGCGTTGTGCTGCCAGCAAGCCGAAGCCGGCGGCCTCATGCTCTACGAAATCGGCACCGATAACACCGGCCTGGCCAATGCCGGTGCCGCCGCCAGGGCCCAGGGCCCTTCGACGATTGCCAGCAACCCGGCGGGCATGAGCTACCTGCCTGGCACGCAAATCACCGCCGGCCTGCAGGTGCTCTATGGCGACCTGAGCTTCGATCGCGATTCCAACACCAATGTCCCGGGCAGCGGCAGCGGCAATGCCCTAGACCCAATCCCCGGCGGCAGCTTTTTCGTCACCCATCAACTCGACGATCACTGGAGCGTCGGCTTCGGTCAGTACGGCGACTTCGGGCTGGCGGAAAATTACGACAACAACTGGTCCGGGCGCTACTTCGCGCAAAACGCCAGCGTGCTCGGTGTGTCGATGGTGCCGAGCGTGGCCTACCGCTTCAACGACCAATGGTCAGTCGGCATCGGCGTGAAAGCCATGTACGGCATGCTCAAAGCCGATACCGCCATCGACCGCTCGCCCTTCGGCCTGACCGACCGCAGCGACGGCCAGTTCAAGTACAGAGACAACGATTGGGGCTTTGGCGCCAACGTCGGGGTGATCTACGCCCCGCAACCCGGCACCCGCCTCGGCCTGACCTACACCAGCAAGGTTGATCTGAATTTCGAAGACAAGCTGGACGTCAAGGGCGACGGTCCGTTACTGCGACGGCTGGACAACGCCAATACCCAACTCGATATGACGGTGCCACAAACCGTCACCCTGAGCCTGTTCCAGCAACTGGACCGGCAGTGGGCCTTGCTGGCCTCGGTCAACTGGCAGGACTGGTCGGAGTTCGGCCAGGTCGGGGTACAGGTCGACACTACGGCGAACAACGCGCAATCAACCACGATTGACGCCAACTACAAGGACACCTGGCACCTCTCCCTCGGCGCGCAGTACCAGGCCACGCAACAGCTGTTGTGGAACGTCGGCGTGGCGTACGACAGCAGTGCCGTTTCGGACAGCAATCGCACGGTAACCGTGCCGATGGCCGAATCCTGGCGTCTTGCGACAGGAGCCACCTATGCTCTTAACAAGGACACCGACGTTAACGTGAGTTGGGCGATGGTCTGGCTGGGCGACATGCCGGTGGATCAGAGCAAAACCGTGTCAGGCGATCGAATTTCCGGTCAATTCGACAGTGCCTGGATTCAAGCGGTGACCGGAAACATGACCTGGCGTTTCTGA
- a CDS encoding DUF2790 domain-containing protein, with the protein MNTKAIYAACLFAALNICTLSARAEADVSPKTYTYGTQLDIKKVVSSKQDATPSCGVVNAQLTYLDSQSKTRVLDYRKISDSCNSDN; encoded by the coding sequence ATGAACACCAAAGCCATCTATGCCGCTTGCCTGTTTGCCGCGCTGAATATCTGCACCTTGTCGGCCCGCGCCGAAGCGGATGTCAGCCCTAAAACCTACACCTACGGCACGCAACTGGACATCAAGAAAGTGGTGTCGTCGAAACAGGACGCCACGCCTTCCTGCGGGGTCGTGAATGCGCAACTGACCTACCTGGACTCCCAGAGCAAAACCCGGGTCCTGGACTATCGCAAGATTTCTGACAGCTGCAACTCGGACAACTGA
- a CDS encoding AraC family transcriptional regulator has product MDALSQTLRVVRLVGAIFINARFTAPWCYQSPSADSAAPFLEPNAERVVIFHLITEGECYVELGNDPPLRLTAGDVVVFPQGDAHRMCSAPGLIPASGARLDAVLSRRPRQLSYGGGGATTRLVCGYLACDTRLARMLLTGLPPVVRVNVRGSAAGIWLESSVHYALAEARSPRPGGEGVLAKLAEVLFIEVLRLYMHEQGKGRTGWLAGVSDRIVGAALNALHDKPCHCWTLEELARTAGTSRSVLAERFQQLVGISPMQYLTQWRMLLAANLLRSSNSSLLRIAEEVGYQTDTAFSRAFRREFGSPPAAWRRSQENRTAH; this is encoded by the coding sequence ATGGATGCCCTGTCACAGACCCTGCGTGTCGTGCGCCTGGTCGGCGCGATTTTCATCAACGCCCGGTTCACCGCACCCTGGTGCTACCAGTCACCGAGCGCCGACAGCGCCGCGCCGTTCCTGGAGCCAAACGCCGAACGAGTGGTGATCTTTCACTTGATCACCGAAGGCGAGTGTTACGTCGAACTGGGCAACGACCCGCCGCTACGGCTGACGGCAGGCGATGTCGTCGTGTTCCCGCAAGGCGACGCCCATCGCATGTGCTCCGCACCAGGCCTGATTCCGGCCAGCGGCGCGCGTCTGGATGCGGTCCTGTCGCGCCGGCCCCGGCAGTTGAGCTATGGCGGTGGCGGCGCGACCACGCGCCTGGTGTGCGGCTATCTGGCGTGCGACACGCGGTTGGCGAGGATGTTGCTGACGGGGTTGCCGCCCGTGGTGCGAGTCAATGTACGCGGCTCGGCGGCCGGTATCTGGCTGGAGTCTTCGGTGCATTACGCCCTGGCCGAAGCCCGCTCCCCCAGGCCGGGCGGCGAAGGTGTGCTGGCGAAACTGGCCGAGGTGTTATTCATCGAGGTACTGCGTCTGTACATGCACGAACAGGGCAAGGGCCGAACCGGTTGGCTGGCCGGCGTGAGCGACCGGATCGTCGGCGCCGCCCTCAACGCGCTGCACGACAAACCCTGTCACTGCTGGACCCTGGAAGAGCTGGCTCGAACCGCCGGCACATCCAGATCGGTACTCGCCGAACGTTTCCAGCAACTGGTCGGGATTTCGCCAATGCAATACCTGACGCAATGGCGGATGTTGCTGGCGGCCAATCTGTTGCGCAGCAGCAACAGTTCGCTGCTGCGCATTGCCGAAGAAGTCGGATACCAGACGGATACGGCGTTCAGTCGGGCATTCAGGCGAGAGTTCGGATCGCCGCCAGCGGCGTGGCGGCGCAGTCAGGAAAACCGGACGGCTCATTGA
- a CDS encoding DUF3313 domain-containing protein: MNLSRNLLIGVALTGLLLSGCTSKVTEKTQYSGYLSSYDNLQEVQTPSGGTAMRWVSPSWNPNAYDTVAFNKLELYPTPKPNERVNQQTLNDIQNYMTNTAKSTLGQKYRVVTTPASAPKGSKLLIMRAAITGVNAENEGMKWYEIVPVAAVVGGVSAATGHRDQDTTLFIEAEFIDAKSNQTVGRVVRKVFGSTLENDSQKITAKDFKAAIDKLGADFQAFINKPQAY, translated from the coding sequence ATGAACCTGTCCCGAAACTTGCTTATCGGCGTCGCGCTGACCGGCCTGCTGCTCAGCGGTTGCACCTCGAAAGTCACCGAGAAAACGCAGTACTCCGGTTACCTGTCCAGTTACGACAACCTGCAAGAAGTACAAACGCCCAGCGGTGGTACGGCGATGCGTTGGGTGAGCCCGTCGTGGAACCCCAATGCCTACGACACGGTAGCGTTCAACAAGCTGGAGCTTTATCCGACGCCCAAGCCCAACGAGCGGGTGAACCAGCAGACGCTCAACGATATCCAGAACTACATGACCAACACGGCCAAGAGCACGCTGGGCCAGAAATACCGCGTGGTCACCACGCCGGCCTCCGCACCCAAGGGCTCGAAACTGTTGATCATGCGCGCGGCGATCACCGGGGTGAACGCTGAAAACGAGGGCATGAAGTGGTATGAAATCGTTCCGGTTGCCGCCGTCGTCGGTGGTGTCAGCGCCGCGACCGGCCATCGGGACCAGGACACCACCCTGTTTATTGAGGCCGAGTTCATCGACGCGAAAAGCAACCAGACCGTGGGCCGGGTTGTGCGCAAAGTGTTCGGCAGCACCCTGGAAAATGATAGCCAGAAGATCACCGCCAAGGATTTCAAAGCGGCCATCGACAAGCTGGGTGCCGACTTCCAGGCCTTCATCAACAAACCTCAAGCGTACTGA
- a CDS encoding class I SAM-dependent methyltransferase, protein MSTPIDLVALKNRQMAAWASGDYAVIGTTLQIVGEQLAEACDLLCDERVLDVAAGNGNATLAAARRGCRVRSTDYVAALLERGEDRVRAERLNDNVVFQVADAEALPFEDASFDAVLSTFGVMFAPDQPKAAAELARVCRPGGRIGLANWTPEGFVGQMFKTLGKHLPPPPGALPPSQWGTEAWLRAHFDERDFLVQVTRRIFNFRYRSAAHFIDTFRAWYGPMHKAFAALPPDGAQALEHDLIELINQSNRAGEKSLVVPGEYLEVVMTRR, encoded by the coding sequence ATGAGTACACCCATTGATCTTGTTGCCCTGAAAAACCGTCAAATGGCTGCCTGGGCCAGTGGCGACTACGCCGTGATCGGCACCACCCTGCAAATCGTCGGCGAACAACTGGCCGAAGCCTGTGACCTGTTGTGCGATGAGCGAGTGCTCGACGTGGCCGCCGGCAACGGTAATGCCACGCTGGCGGCGGCGCGTCGCGGTTGCAGGGTCCGCTCGACGGACTATGTCGCCGCATTGCTTGAACGCGGTGAAGACCGGGTCAGGGCGGAGCGCCTGAATGACAATGTCGTCTTTCAAGTGGCCGACGCTGAAGCGTTGCCCTTCGAGGACGCCAGTTTTGACGCGGTGCTTTCGACCTTTGGCGTGATGTTTGCGCCGGACCAGCCCAAGGCTGCCGCGGAACTGGCGCGGGTCTGTCGGCCGGGAGGCCGGATCGGCCTCGCCAACTGGACACCGGAAGGCTTCGTCGGCCAAATGTTCAAAACGCTGGGTAAACACCTGCCTCCACCGCCCGGCGCGTTGCCGCCGTCGCAGTGGGGCACCGAAGCCTGGCTGCGCGCGCACTTCGACGAGCGCGACTTCCTTGTCCAGGTCACGCGCCGGATCTTCAATTTCCGCTATCGCTCGGCGGCGCATTTCATCGACACCTTCCGGGCGTGGTATGGGCCGATGCACAAGGCCTTTGCCGCGCTGCCACCCGACGGCGCCCAGGCCCTGGAACATGACCTGATCGAGCTGATCAACCAGTCGAACCGGGCAGGGGAAAAGTCGCTGGTGGTGCCGGGTGAGTATCTGGAGGTGGTGATGACAAGGCGTTAA
- a CDS encoding cytochrome c biogenesis protein DipZ, with product MFLIAFLGGILTVLSPCILPVVPFLFAGAHRTRSSIILTLGGMVLTFALISSLAVVSSEWVIKASSTGRQVALIVMVLFALSLISARVGDWLARPFVLLGNRIDPDSRKMSGPLSSIMIGVATGLLWAPCAGPILGVILTSAMLQGANAGTSLLLVAYGTGSALSLGTLIFAGRGLVNRLKPSIPVTGWLRRGAGVAVLAGAVMISTDADDVLLANTSSEGVSRVEKGLLDTVPKVVDYLVSKAKADSSMDNAKGAMPSLSGAVEWINSPALSNESLKGKVVLVDFWTFDCINCKHTLPYVKDWAKKYGKDGLVVIGVHTPEYGFERIIDNVRDKVKEYGITYPVAIDNNYAIWRNFDNQYWPAHYLIDAKGQVRYTHFGEGSYETQEKMIQQLLEEAKAGAPAA from the coding sequence ATGTTCCTCATCGCTTTCCTGGGCGGCATATTGACCGTGCTCAGCCCCTGCATCCTGCCGGTTGTGCCGTTCCTGTTCGCCGGCGCCCATCGCACGCGCTCATCGATCATCCTGACCCTGGGCGGCATGGTGTTGACCTTCGCCCTGATCTCGAGCCTGGCGGTGGTCAGCAGTGAATGGGTGATCAAGGCCAGCAGCACCGGGCGCCAAGTGGCCCTGATCGTGATGGTGCTGTTCGCCCTGTCGCTGATTTCCGCCCGGGTCGGCGATTGGCTGGCACGGCCTTTCGTTCTGCTGGGTAACCGCATCGACCCCGACAGCCGCAAAATGTCCGGCCCGTTGAGTTCGATCATGATCGGTGTCGCCACCGGCCTGCTGTGGGCACCCTGTGCCGGGCCGATCCTCGGGGTAATCCTCACCAGCGCCATGCTGCAAGGCGCGAATGCCGGGACCAGCCTGTTGCTGGTGGCCTATGGCACTGGCAGTGCGTTGTCCCTCGGCACCTTGATCTTCGCCGGTCGCGGCCTGGTCAATCGCCTGAAACCTTCGATTCCCGTAACCGGCTGGCTGCGTCGTGGCGCCGGGGTGGCGGTGCTGGCCGGTGCCGTGATGATTTCCACTGACGCTGATGACGTTCTTTTGGCCAATACCTCGTCGGAGGGGGTCAGCCGTGTCGAGAAAGGCTTGCTGGACACCGTGCCGAAAGTCGTCGACTACCTGGTCAGCAAGGCCAAGGCCGATTCGTCCATGGACAACGCCAAAGGCGCCATGCCGTCGCTGTCCGGTGCCGTGGAATGGATCAACTCACCCGCACTGAGCAACGAGTCGCTCAAGGGCAAAGTGGTGCTGGTCGACTTCTGGACCTTCGACTGCATCAACTGCAAGCACACCCTGCCGTACGTGAAGGACTGGGCGAAGAAATACGGGAAGGACGGCCTGGTGGTGATTGGCGTGCATACCCCTGAGTACGGGTTCGAACGCATCATCGACAACGTCAGGGACAAGGTGAAGGAGTACGGCATCACCTACCCGGTGGCGATCGACAACAACTACGCGATCTGGCGCAACTTCGACAACCAGTACTGGCCGGCGCACTACCTGATCGATGCCAAGGGGCAGGTGCGGTACACGCACTTTGGTGAGGGCAGTTATGAGACCCAGGAGAAGATGATCCAGCAGTTGCTGGAGGAGGCGAAGGCCGGCGCTCCAGCGGCGTAA
- the ligD gene encoding DNA ligase D: MNKDLDDYNRRRDMSATPEPVAVNRSGGKNAKAKAIKKPATPARKEKPGPLTGARKARLPELIKPELATLVEKAPDGEWRYEVKFDGYRIMARIDHDEVKLFTRNGHDWTHKLPGQAEALAALHLESAWLDGEMVVVDEEGVPDFQALQNAFEAGRSGHIVYYLFDLPYLNGVDLREVPVEERRAALATVLKAGDHPLLRFSDGFEEEPQALLNSACQMRMEGLIGKRLGSPYVSRRSSDWVKLKCKHRQEFVIVGFTDPKGSRSAFGALLLGLHDRDSGELRYAGKVGTGFNEATLASLHDQLKPLQTKKPAVVNPPDGVEFKTVHWLKPRLLAEVAFAEITRDGSVRHAVFHGLRDDKPAKGITEERAMTVKTAPGKKSSTAKPTAAPKNADPAPSHIGLDKGKVRITHPDRIIDASSGSTKMQLAQYYATVAEWILPELKDRPVALVRAPDGIAGELFFQKNAEHLAIPGITTLDQKLTGQPMMVINSAEALIGAVQMSTVELHTWNATSDNLDKPDRFVLDLDPDPALPWKRMIEATQLTLSVLDELGLKAFLKTSGGKGIHLVVPLTRKLGWDEVKDFSHAIVSHMAKLLPERFSAVSGPKNRVGRIFIDYLRNGLGATTICAYAARTREGLPVSVPIFREEVESLKGGNQWNIHNVHERLAEVGNEPWADLKKTRQSITADMRRRVGMKQ; this comes from the coding sequence ATGAACAAGGACCTGGATGACTACAACCGCAGGCGCGATATGTCGGCAACGCCGGAGCCGGTCGCGGTCAACCGTTCGGGCGGAAAAAACGCCAAGGCCAAAGCGATCAAGAAACCGGCCACCCCGGCACGCAAGGAAAAGCCCGGGCCACTGACCGGCGCGCGCAAAGCCAGATTGCCGGAGTTGATCAAGCCGGAACTGGCGACGCTGGTGGAGAAGGCCCCGGATGGTGAGTGGCGTTATGAGGTCAAGTTCGACGGTTACCGGATCATGGCCCGCATCGACCACGACGAGGTCAAACTCTTCACGCGCAACGGCCACGACTGGACCCACAAGCTGCCCGGACAGGCCGAGGCATTGGCCGCCCTGCACCTGGAATCGGCATGGCTCGACGGCGAGATGGTGGTCGTGGACGAGGAGGGCGTACCGGACTTTCAGGCCCTGCAAAATGCCTTTGAGGCCGGTCGCAGCGGCCACATCGTCTACTACCTGTTCGACCTGCCGTACCTCAATGGTGTGGACCTGCGCGAAGTGCCAGTGGAAGAACGCCGGGCTGCGTTGGCGACAGTGCTCAAGGCCGGTGATCACCCCTTGCTGCGTTTCTCCGACGGCTTTGAAGAAGAACCGCAGGCGTTGCTCAACAGCGCCTGTCAGATGCGCATGGAGGGGTTGATCGGCAAGCGGCTGGGGTCGCCTTACGTGTCCCGGCGCAGCAGCGACTGGGTCAAGCTCAAGTGCAAGCATCGGCAGGAATTCGTCATCGTCGGCTTTACTGACCCCAAGGGTTCGCGCAGTGCATTTGGTGCATTGCTGTTGGGCTTGCATGACCGTGACAGCGGTGAGCTGCGCTATGCCGGCAAGGTCGGCACCGGATTTAACGAGGCGACACTCGCCAGCCTCCACGACCAGCTCAAACCCTTGCAGACGAAAAAACCGGCGGTGGTCAATCCGCCCGACGGTGTCGAGTTCAAGACGGTGCACTGGCTCAAGCCCCGGCTACTCGCGGAAGTGGCCTTTGCCGAAATCACCCGGGACGGCTCGGTACGCCATGCCGTGTTCCATGGCCTGCGTGACGACAAGCCTGCCAAAGGCATCACCGAGGAGCGAGCGATGACCGTGAAAACTGCCCCTGGAAAAAAAAGCAGCACTGCCAAACCCACCGCCGCGCCAAAGAACGCCGACCCCGCGCCCTCACACATCGGCCTGGACAAGGGCAAGGTCCGTATCACCCACCCGGACCGGATCATCGATGCCAGCAGTGGCAGCACCAAGATGCAACTGGCGCAATATTACGCCACCGTTGCCGAGTGGATTTTGCCCGAGCTCAAGGACCGCCCGGTGGCGCTGGTGCGGGCCCCGGACGGGATTGCCGGCGAATTGTTCTTCCAGAAAAACGCCGAGCACCTGGCCATTCCCGGCATCACTACCCTGGACCAGAAACTCACCGGCCAGCCGATGATGGTCATCAACAGCGCCGAAGCGCTGATTGGCGCGGTGCAGATGAGTACGGTGGAACTGCACACCTGGAACGCCACATCAGACAATCTCGACAAACCCGACCGCTTCGTCCTCGACCTCGACCCGGATCCGGCATTGCCGTGGAAGCGCATGATCGAGGCGACCCAGTTGACCCTTTCGGTGCTCGATGAACTGGGGCTCAAGGCGTTTCTCAAGACCAGCGGAGGCAAGGGCATTCACCTGGTGGTGCCACTGACCCGCAAGCTGGGCTGGGATGAGGTCAAGGACTTCAGCCACGCGATTGTCAGCCACATGGCCAAACTGCTGCCGGAGCGTTTTTCCGCCGTGTCGGGGCCGAAGAATCGGGTCGGGCGGATTTTCATCGATTACCTGCGCAATGGTCTGGGCGCGACCACCATCTGCGCCTATGCCGCGCGTACCCGCGAAGGCTTGCCGGTGTCGGTGCCGATCTTTCGTGAAGAGGTCGAGTCGCTCAAGGGCGGCAACCAGTGGAACATTCATAACGTGCATGAACGCCTGGCGGAGGTCGGCAATGAGCCTTGGGCGGATCTGAAGAAAACCAGGCAGTCGATCACCGCCGACATGCGTCGGCGGGTCGGCATGAAGCAGTAA
- a CDS encoding tellurite resistance TerB family protein, with protein sequence MNTSDLLEQLLRAGQGSMSQRGAGGASAQGGLGDLGGLLGGLLGGGGGAAGAGGGPGGLGGLLGGLLGGGSPRGGTAPSRSGGGTNYAALASLGMMAFQAYQAWQRSQAAAPQQAPRTVDLLAGPEVEAHSHAILRALIAAAKADGRIDDAEKQMISTEIGRHTDDPQLQQWLDAEVAKPLDASEVAQWATDPGMAAEMYLASVMLVDDQQDAERNYLDELAAALNIAPELQVHLEQQAKGGAA encoded by the coding sequence ATGAACACCAGCGATCTGCTCGAACAATTATTGCGGGCCGGCCAGGGCTCTATGTCGCAACGGGGCGCGGGTGGGGCGTCGGCCCAAGGTGGGCTCGGTGACCTCGGCGGGTTGCTCGGCGGCCTGCTGGGGGGCGGTGGCGGTGCCGCCGGTGCAGGCGGTGGCCCGGGCGGCTTGGGTGGTTTGCTCGGTGGCTTGCTCGGCGGTGGTTCGCCAAGGGGTGGCACGGCCCCCTCGCGCTCCGGTGGCGGCACCAACTACGCCGCCCTCGCTTCCCTGGGAATGATGGCATTTCAGGCCTATCAAGCCTGGCAACGCAGCCAGGCCGCCGCGCCGCAACAGGCGCCCCGCACCGTGGACCTGTTGGCCGGCCCGGAAGTCGAGGCGCACAGTCACGCCATTCTTCGAGCATTAATCGCGGCAGCCAAGGCTGACGGGCGGATCGACGATGCTGAAAAACAGATGATCAGCACTGAAATCGGCCGTCACACCGACGACCCGCAACTGCAGCAGTGGCTTGATGCCGAAGTCGCCAAACCGCTCGACGCCAGCGAAGTGGCTCAGTGGGCCACCGACCCCGGCATGGCGGCGGAAATGTACCTGGCCAGCGTCATGCTGGTGGACGATCAACAGGACGCCGAGCGCAATTATCTGGATGAGTTGGCGGCCGCCCTGAACATCGCCCCAGAATTGCAGGTGCATCTGGAACAGCAGGCCAAGGGCGGCGCGGCCTGA